A DNA window from Arachis duranensis cultivar V14167 chromosome 3, aradu.V14167.gnm2.J7QH, whole genome shotgun sequence contains the following coding sequences:
- the LOC107482268 gene encoding F-box/kelch-repeat protein At2g44130 → MQIHEFTELIPGLPSELGLDCLTRLPHSAHPVALRVCRQWRLLLHSDSFYNHRKKTGHARTLACLVQARENHSHDDESEEGKKPAVSGSPSYDITIFDPESMSWDRVDPVPEYPFGLPLFCQLASCEGRLVLMGGWDPQSYEPITAVFVYDFRTGRWRRGKDMPEKRSFFAIGSATGRVYIAGGHDENKNAMKSAWAYDPKGDEWFGLDPMTRARDECEGVVVGDEFWVVSGYDTESQGMFEGSAEVLEIESGMWKRVEGVWETGRCPRSCAGIAKDRKAVSWIGSGPGLQVGVRGVVVGPKTLVTGSEYEGAEHGFYLGEMGEGQNRKLRRISVPDEFSGFVQSGCSVVI, encoded by the coding sequence ATGCAGATCCACGAATTCACTGAGTTAATCCCTGGTTTACCGAGTGAACTCGGCCTTGACTGTCTCACTCGCTTGCCACACTCGGCACACCCAGTCGCCCTCCGAGTCTGCCGCCAGTGGCGCCTCCTCCTCCACAGCGACTCTTTCTACAACCATCGAAAGAAAACCGGCCACGCGCGCACCCTTGCGTGCCTCGTCCAAGCGCGTGAGAACCACAGCCACGACGATGAATCCGAAGAGGGGAAGAAACCAGCCGTTTCGGGATCACCAAGCTACGACATCACCATCTTCGACCCGGAGAGTATGTCGTGGGATCGGGTCGATCCGGTACCCGAATATCCGTTCGGGTTGCCACTGTTCTGCCAGCTGGCAAGCTGCGAGGGGAGGCTGGTTCTCATGGGCGGATGGGACCCGCAGAGCTATGAGCCCATCACCGCGGTTTTCGTCTATGATTTCCGTACCGGACGGTGGCGGCGCGGGAAAGACATGCCGGAGAAGAGATCGTTCTTCGCAATCGGTTCGGCAACGGGTAGGGTTTACATCGCAGGCGGGCACGACGAGAACAAGAACGCGATGAAGTCCGCTTGGGCTTACGACCCGAAGGGAGACGAATGGTTCGGGTTGGACCCTATGACCCGTGCTCGAGACGAGTGCGAGGGTGTGGTTGTCGGCGACGAGTTCTGGGTGGTTAGCGGCTACGACACGGAGAGCCAGGGAATGTTCGAAGGTTCCGCTGAGGTGCTGGAAATCGAGTCGGGCATGTGGAAGCGGGTCGAGGGAGTTTGGGAAACAGGTCGGTGCCCTAGGTCATGTGCTGGAATTGCGAAAGATCGCAAAGCTGTGAGTTGGATAGGGTCGGGTCCGGGGCTCCAGGTCGGTGTGCGAGGGGTTGTGGTAGGGCCGAAGACGCTGGTGACTGGATCCGAATACGAAGGTGCGGAGCACGGGTTCTATTTGGGTGAAATGGGGGAAGGGCAGAACCGTAAATTGAGGAGGATTAGTGTGCCTGACGAGTTTTCTGGTTTTGTTCAATCAGGGTGTAGTGTTGTAATCTAG
- the LOC107482269 gene encoding probable polyamine transporter At3g13620, with protein MVVSQHLLEHTEEDVENSTQNPDTNSPKPPQKKLALLPLIFLIYFEVAGGPYGEEAAVGAAGPIFAILGFTAFPFIWSIPEALLTAELATTFPGNGGFVIWANEAFGPFWGSLMGFWKFFSAVINLASYPVLCIDYLKLMIPALSSGIPHTLSIFISTLFLSFLNYSGLAIVGYSAVALGVVSLLPFLLLSLISLPKIDPSRWLSFGQEGVKKDWTLYFNTIFWNLNFWDSASTLAGEVDQPHKTFPKALFFSGMLTCFGYIIPLLAATGAMELDQKNWCGGYFADVAEIIAGKWLKFWMEIGAVLSIVGLFEAQLSSAAYQLLGMADLGFIPKIFGDRSKKFNTPWMGILVSTIIAVAMSFFSFNEIISTVNFLYSLGMLLEFASFLWLRRKFPSLKRPFEVPLGMKGLILMCLIPSLLLVYVMSVATKAVFVASAFLTCLGILLYYLMNLCKAKMWVE; from the coding sequence ATGGTTGTTTCCCAACACCTTCTTGAACACACAGAAGAAGATGTGGAGAATTCAACCCAAAACCCAGACACAAACTCACCAAAACCGCCACAAAAGAAGCTAGCACTTCTCCCACTAATCTTCCTCATATACTTCGAGGTCGCCGGCGGCCCGTACGGCGAAGAAGCGGCGGTTGGAGCAGCAGGACCGATCTTTGCCATACTGGGCTTCACGGCGTTCCCTTTCATATGGAGCATACCGGAGGCACTCCTCACGGCTGAATTGGCCACAActttccccggcaacggtggtTTTGTCATATGGGCTAATGAAGCCTTTGGGCCCTTCTGGGGCTCCCTCATGGGCTTCTGGAAATTCTTCAGCGCCGTCATAAACTTGGCTTCATACCCAGTTCTCTGCATAGACTATCTGAAACTCATGATCCCAGCTTTATCTTCTGGTATCCCTCatactctttccattttcatatCAACCTTGTTTCTATCTTTTTTGAACTACTCTGGCTTGGCCATAGTTGGTTACTCTGCGGTGGCTCTAGGAGTTGTTTCTCTGTTACCCTTTTTGTTGTTGTCCTTGATTTCATTGCCCAAGATTGATCCAAGTAGATGGTTAAGTTTTGGTCAAGAGGGTGTGAAGAAAGATTGGACACTTTActttaatacaattttttgGAATCTTAACTTTTGGGATAGTGCTAGTACTTTAGCTGGTGAAGTTGATCAACCCCACAAAACATTTCCAAAAGCTTTGTTTTTTTCTGGCATGTTAACTTGTTTTGGTTACATAATTCCGTTGTTGGCTGCAACTGGTGCTATGGAACTTGACCAAAAGAATTGGTGTGGTGGATATTTTGCTGATGTTGCTGAAATCATTGCTGGGAAATGGTTGAAATTTTGGATGGAGATTGGTGCTGTCTTATCAATTGTTGGTTTGTTTGAGGCACAGCTTAGCAGTGCTGCATACCAACTTCTTGGTATGGCTGATTTGGGATTCATACCAAAAATATTTGGTGATagatcaaagaaattcaatacTCCTTGGATGGGGATATTGGTGTCAACAATTATAGCAGTTGCAATGTCATTTTTTAGCTTCAACGAGATTATATCAACAGTGAATTTCTTGTACAGTTTGGGGATGCTGTTGGAATTTGCATCGTTTCTTTGGCTTAGGAGAAAATTTCCATCATTGAAGAGGCCTTTTGAGGTGCCATTAGGAATGAAGGGTTTGATACTAATGTGTCTTATACCTTCTTTGCTTTTGGTGTATGTGATGAGTGTTGCCACAAAAGCAGTGTTTGTTGCAAGTGCTTTCTTGACTTGTCTTGGGATTCTTTTGTACTATCTCATGAATCTTTGTAAGGCCAAGATGTGGGTTGAATGA